TATAACGGACTTTATTACAGGGAAAGAAGCGATTGGTGCTGGCCTGGAAATTGAAGGCAGAGAGCTTCTTGGACGAAGCGAGCAGGCAATTGCCATAGCCCAAGACAACGATGAATTGCTGGAGAAAGTCAACGAGGCATTGGAAACTCTAAGAGAAAATGGAACGTTGAAAGAAATCAGTGAAAAATATTTTGGTGAAGACATCACAGTTAAGCCGGAATAATAAGTTGTCATCTGGAGCGAATGTGCGGTAAAACTGCACATTCGTTTCTGCTTAAAAATGAATATTAGTGAAGAATAATTGAGCCCACAGGGAGTTGAATGAATTTGCCAAGTCTATCGCATGTTATAGAAGTCTTTTTTGACACGTATGATATATTCCTCAAAGGCATGCTACTTACATTACAAGTTACAGCAGTATCGATCTTGATTGCTATTTTCATAGGATTGTTTTTTGCCTTTCTTAAAATCTCTGGCATTAAAGTATTGGAATGGATTGCAAATGCCTATATTTATTTAGTCAGAGGAACCCCGCTAATCGTCCAAATCTTCATCTTCTACTTTGGAATGACTAATCTGAACATTTCTGCTTTTTGGTCTGTTGCACTAGGACTAGCATTCCATAACGGTGCCTATATTGCGGAAATCTTCAGGGGAACAATCCAGTCTATCGACAAGGGACAAATGGAAGCTGGCCGTTCACTGGGAATGAGCAGAGTCCTGACAATGCGGAGAATCATCCTTCCACAAGCTTTCCGCCGCGCACTTCCGCCGCTAGGGAATCAGTTCATCATTGGCCTCAAGGATTCATCATTGGCAGCTTTTATCGGCATGTATGAATTATTCAATGTCGCGACAACAAAAGGTGCAAACGATTTTGACAACATGACGTATTTGCTCATTGTTGCTGTGTACTATTTATTCCTTGTTTACTTGATATCTGCTTTGGTTGGACTGCTTGAGAAGAAACTTTCGGTAAGTGATTAAGGGGGAATTCGTTTTGGACGGAAG
This portion of the Mesobacillus sp. S13 genome encodes:
- a CDS encoding amino acid ABC transporter permease, with product MNLPSLSHVIEVFFDTYDIFLKGMLLTLQVTAVSILIAIFIGLFFAFLKISGIKVLEWIANAYIYLVRGTPLIVQIFIFYFGMTNLNISAFWSVALGLAFHNGAYIAEIFRGTIQSIDKGQMEAGRSLGMSRVLTMRRIILPQAFRRALPPLGNQFIIGLKDSSLAAFIGMYELFNVATTKGANDFDNMTYLLIVAVYYLFLVYLISALVGLLEKKLSVSD